A single genomic interval of Rhea pennata isolate bPtePen1 chromosome 5, bPtePen1.pri, whole genome shotgun sequence harbors:
- the VTI1B gene encoding vesicle transport through interaction with t-SNAREs homolog 1B encodes MASRGSGSSEHLERLHEIFRGLHGDLRGVPERLRGSAAEERKKLVREFDEKQREANETLREMEEELKYAPLPFRNQMMSKIRAYRRDLSMFQREMRSTDLGLGPGSQANTKYGIFSTENEQSTNLQSQRVLLLQGTDSLNRATQSIERSHRIAAETDQIGTDIIEELGEQREQLERTKSRLVNTSENLSKSRKILRTMSRRVTTNKLLLSVIIILELAILGGVVYYKFFRSR; translated from the exons ATGGCGAGCCGGGGCTCCGGCTCCTCGGAGCACCTGGAGCGGCTGCATGAGATCTTCCGGGGGCTGCACGGAGACTTGCGGGGGGTGCCGGAGCggctgcggggcagcgcggccg aagagagaaaaaaactagTTCGAGAATTTGATGAGAAACAGCGTGAAGCAAATGAAACG ctacgagagatggaggaagaattGAAATATGCTCCTCTGCCTTTCCGCAACCAAATGATGAGCAAAATCCGGGCTTACAGAAGAGACCTCTCCATGTTCCAGAGAGAGATGAGAAGTACAGATTTGGGATTGGGCCCTGGAAGTCAAGCAAATACGAAATATGGAATCTTCTCCACAGAAAACGAGCAGAGT actaaTCTGCAGTCACAGAGGGTGCTGCTTCTCCAGGGGACAGACAGCCTAAACCGAGCCACTCAGAGCATTGAGCGCTCACACCGAATTGCTGCTGAAACAGATCAGATTGGTACTGATATAATTGAAGAACTCGGAGAGCAGCGAGAGCAACTGGAACGCACCAAGAGCAGA tTGGTGAATACAAGTGAAAACTTAAGCAAGAGTCGTAAGATTCTGCGTACTATGTCCAGGAG AGTGACCACAAATAAGTTGTTGCTGTCAGTCATCATCATCCTGGAACTAGCCATCCTGGGAGGTGTGGTCTACTACAAATTCTTTCGCAGCAGATGA